The following proteins are co-located in the Chlamydiota bacterium genome:
- the msrB gene encoding peptide-methionine (R)-S-oxide reductase MsrB: MNIPKTEDEWKKILTPEQYDVLRQKGTEKPFSGKYNLHFEKGKYVCAACGYELFDSERKFESHCGWPSFDQEIAEGRIKEVKDSSHGMVRTEILCGRCGSHLGHVFEDGPTKTGLRYCVNSVSLDFKGEKKSNHH, from the coding sequence ATGAACATTCCAAAAACGGAAGATGAATGGAAAAAAATTCTGACCCCTGAACAGTATGATGTCTTACGTCAAAAAGGGACTGAAAAACCCTTTAGCGGAAAATACAACTTGCATTTTGAAAAAGGCAAATACGTTTGTGCGGCCTGCGGGTATGAACTCTTCGATTCAGAAAGAAAATTCGAATCCCATTGCGGCTGGCCTAGCTTTGATCAAGAAATTGCTGAAGGGCGTATCAAGGAGGTCAAAGACAGCTCTCATGGCATGGTGCGGACCGAAATTCTCTGCGGTCGATGCGGAAGTCATTTGGGACATGTCTTTGAGGATGGCCCCACGAAAACGGGTTTACGCTACTGTGTCAATTCTGTATCACTCGATTTTAAAGGCGAAAAAAAATCTAATCATCATTGA
- a CDS encoding type II toxin-antitoxin system VapC family toxin, which translates to MRAFIDTSSLFKKYVEEEGSDEFQGLLEKVSEIVVSPVCWIEIHAIIFRLVHEKKMSMTQAEWLQREIRKDFDFFSKVIWGADLEREAVGWVKKNALKTLDAVQLASGYLAKTDLFITSDQRLFNVAKRILKGVHFI; encoded by the coding sequence ATGAGGGCCTTTATTGATACCTCTTCGCTATTTAAAAAATATGTTGAAGAGGAAGGGTCGGATGAATTTCAGGGTCTATTGGAAAAGGTGTCTGAAATTGTTGTTTCTCCCGTTTGTTGGATAGAAATTCATGCAATTATTTTTCGACTTGTTCACGAGAAAAAAATGAGTATGACTCAAGCCGAGTGGCTTCAGAGAGAGATTCGTAAAGATTTTGATTTTTTTAGTAAAGTCATCTGGGGGGCTGATCTTGAGCGTGAAGCCGTTGGATGGGTTAAGAAAAATGCATTGAAGACACTTGACGCCGTTCAACTTGCATCAGGATATTTAGCGAAGACGGATCTATTTATTACTTCCGATCAGAGATTATTTAATGTTGCGAAGAGAATTTTGAAAGGGGTACATTTCATTTAA
- the aroC gene encoding chorismate synthase, giving the protein MSGNIFGHLFRITTWGESHGGGVGVVIDGCPPRIPLDLEDIQYELDRRRPGQSKITTPRQEEDRVQILSGVFEGLTLGTPISMMVWNKDTRPEDYSTFKDTFRPSHADYTYQQKYGIRNWQGGGRASARETIGRVAAGAIAKKILKEQCGITLLAYVKQIHQLSCEIDLGTLNHEQIESNIVRCPDSTVAKKMIHLIEETGREGDSLGGVIEAVAKNIPVGLGDPVFDKLEADLAKAVMSLPATKGFEIGSGFAGSRMTGSQHNDPFYIEQGKIRTKTNRSGGVQGGISNGEDIVIRVAFKPTATIKQIQESVNIKGESTQLSAPGRHDPCVLPRAVPMVEAMMALVLVDHYLRQKAQCG; this is encoded by the coding sequence ATGAGCGGAAATATTTTTGGACATCTTTTTAGAATTACGACCTGGGGAGAATCCCATGGAGGCGGCGTTGGTGTTGTCATCGATGGTTGCCCACCTCGTATTCCCCTTGATTTAGAGGATATTCAATATGAATTAGATCGTCGCCGTCCTGGACAAAGTAAAATTACAACGCCTCGTCAAGAAGAAGACCGCGTTCAAATTCTCTCAGGTGTTTTTGAGGGGCTCACACTAGGCACCCCTATTTCCATGATGGTGTGGAATAAAGATACCCGCCCTGAAGATTATTCAACCTTTAAAGACACCTTTCGCCCCAGTCATGCGGACTACACTTACCAGCAAAAATACGGAATCCGAAATTGGCAAGGCGGAGGCCGAGCCAGTGCCCGAGAAACCATCGGACGCGTTGCTGCAGGAGCCATCGCAAAAAAAATTTTAAAAGAACAATGTGGAATAACCCTTCTTGCCTACGTGAAACAAATCCACCAGCTCAGTTGTGAAATTGATCTGGGCACTCTTAATCATGAACAAATCGAGTCAAACATTGTACGATGCCCAGACTCTACCGTCGCAAAAAAAATGATCCACCTCATTGAAGAAACAGGTAGAGAAGGAGATTCCTTAGGGGGAGTGATTGAAGCTGTAGCAAAAAATATTCCCGTCGGATTAGGAGATCCTGTCTTTGACAAACTTGAAGCGGATTTGGCAAAGGCCGTGATGAGCCTTCCTGCGACCAAGGGATTTGAAATTGGATCTGGTTTTGCTGGCTCTCGAATGACCGGTTCCCAGCATAATGACCCCTTCTACATCGAACAGGGAAAAATTAGAACTAAAACCAATCGATCGGGAGGCGTACAAGGTGGAATTTCAAACGGCGAAGACATTGTTATACGAGTTGCTTTTAAACCCACAGCTACGATTAAGCAAATTCAAGAAAGTGTAAATATTAAAGGGGAATCGACTCAACTTTCTGCTCCCGGCCGTCATGATCCATGCGTTCTTCCAAGAGCGGTACCCATGGTAGAAGCGATGATGGCGCTTGTGTTGGTTGACCACTACTTGAGGCAAAAAGCTCAATGCGGATAA
- a CDS encoding integration host factor subunit beta, with protein MTKRDLAIRISNETGVAQISVKEVIQKTLDYIIESLGKRDKIELRNFGVFMVKHRDARVGRNPNKPEQEVQIPAKNVPYFKPGKEMKKIVESLAVLPESDPNTPV; from the coding sequence ATGACAAAGCGAGATTTAGCGATTCGGATTTCAAATGAGACAGGAGTTGCTCAGATTTCAGTCAAAGAAGTCATCCAGAAAACCCTGGATTATATTATTGAGAGTTTGGGGAAAAGGGATAAAATTGAGCTCAGAAATTTTGGTGTTTTTATGGTGAAGCATCGTGATGCAAGGGTTGGAAGGAATCCTAATAAGCCGGAGCAGGAAGTTCAGATTCCAGCAAAAAATGTTCCGTATTTTAAGCCGGGAAAAGAGATGAAAAAAATTGTAGAAAGCTTGGCTGTTTTGCCGGAGAGTGATCCAAATACGCCGGTTTAG
- a CDS encoding TolC family protein — translation MKRALIRRRFTLTLGIFALFFLFHLSSYSETQISEKDSDPSQAKAFIETQIQLAKKAYRAQHYQEARSQLEKVLEVDPQNYEAQQWMRRVEKFVSAIPQNTVQEETLKNNLPTPALPEPLAEFSTSDSTVSTTENPIFYPKDVSEEKSLSAPGIPLTLEQCIMIARANSLSVKIAREEALLAQLKITPARRALWPSADVFWKETRGTTTGQDFIGREITLEVQKPLLTWGKNKALFLQAKTNWEIAKRNLQKEVTELDFKVEQAYFIFANALKEVTDLESLYKDANKSLAIAEKRRKLELSSELEWLKSKSKVDEILYRLEAAKKDLILAQLTMSQIMDPRDQNPFTVRTKLGVYGLQTSLEQCIQLALKSRSDLAVNEFLMEYNKLGQKISSSEYKWNVNLEGSAGVNDEAFITEELELEKEWFVGVKVTKPFGSNTLEDNFIAQNKVPSVGQTTATEFQSNTLKWYFWNSTAKINIKESDIKYLKSIDEYVKKRNSVIFEVKKNFYEYEKASQQLTNNTQKLKVADREFQISVARLELNEILDSELLDTLDRFSKAKSEYGQASTGYYTAIANLNKSMGLTDYFDLKRGLEEAPTDANEWKKFINAPGEVGSLPNTAGYKEVIEKLEGKKPWWKLWGNNSSAPRQEPQTTQQLVEQTLEDGIKLYNENKYPNALAKFQSAQKLDPNNAKANDYLRKTKIKLEMEKEDKISRES, via the coding sequence TTGAAGCGAGCACTCATCCGACGAAGGTTTACTTTGACATTGGGAATATTCGCTTTATTTTTTCTCTTCCATTTATCATCCTATTCTGAAACACAAATATCTGAAAAAGATTCTGACCCATCTCAAGCTAAAGCATTCATTGAAACACAAATTCAACTTGCAAAAAAAGCTTATAGAGCCCAACACTATCAAGAGGCTCGCTCTCAACTTGAAAAAGTTTTGGAAGTTGATCCTCAAAATTACGAAGCCCAGCAATGGATGCGTCGTGTTGAAAAATTTGTATCTGCAATCCCCCAAAATACTGTACAAGAAGAGACTTTAAAAAACAACTTACCCACCCCAGCTCTTCCAGAACCTTTAGCAGAATTTTCAACCTCAGATTCAACCGTTTCGACAACTGAAAATCCTATCTTTTACCCAAAGGATGTGTCTGAAGAAAAATCTCTTTCTGCCCCTGGCATTCCACTCACTCTAGAACAATGCATTATGATTGCACGAGCGAACAGTCTCTCTGTCAAAATTGCCCGTGAAGAAGCTCTCTTGGCCCAACTGAAAATCACCCCTGCCCGTCGAGCCCTCTGGCCCTCGGCCGATGTCTTTTGGAAGGAAACACGAGGAACCACTACGGGACAGGATTTTATTGGTCGAGAAATTACCTTAGAGGTCCAGAAACCTCTTCTCACCTGGGGAAAAAATAAGGCACTCTTCCTTCAAGCTAAAACCAACTGGGAAATTGCAAAACGTAATCTTCAGAAAGAAGTAACCGAGCTTGATTTTAAAGTTGAGCAGGCCTATTTCATCTTTGCTAACGCCTTAAAAGAAGTGACTGATTTAGAATCACTTTACAAGGATGCAAATAAGAGTCTCGCCATTGCAGAAAAAAGACGAAAACTTGAACTTTCAAGTGAGCTGGAATGGCTTAAATCAAAATCTAAGGTTGACGAAATTTTATATCGGCTCGAGGCAGCTAAAAAAGACCTTATCTTAGCCCAATTGACAATGTCCCAAATCATGGATCCAAGAGATCAAAATCCCTTCACAGTACGCACAAAACTTGGAGTTTATGGCCTCCAAACGAGCTTAGAGCAGTGCATTCAACTTGCCCTCAAAAGTCGATCTGATCTTGCCGTGAACGAATTTTTAATGGAATATAATAAACTGGGCCAAAAAATCAGCTCCAGTGAATACAAATGGAATGTAAACCTTGAAGGCAGTGCCGGAGTCAATGATGAGGCCTTTATTACGGAAGAACTTGAGCTTGAAAAAGAATGGTTCGTGGGCGTTAAAGTCACGAAGCCTTTTGGTTCCAATACCCTCGAAGATAATTTCATCGCTCAAAATAAAGTCCCCAGTGTCGGACAAACCACTGCAACAGAGTTTCAAAGCAATACCCTCAAGTGGTATTTTTGGAACAGCACAGCTAAAATTAACATCAAAGAATCGGATATCAAATACCTTAAATCCATTGATGAATATGTCAAAAAACGGAACTCCGTCATTTTTGAGGTCAAAAAGAACTTTTATGAATATGAAAAAGCAAGCCAGCAGCTCACGAATAACACCCAAAAGCTAAAGGTCGCGGATCGAGAATTCCAAATCTCTGTCGCCCGACTTGAGCTCAACGAAATCCTCGATTCCGAGCTCCTCGATACCCTGGATCGTTTCTCAAAAGCTAAATCAGAATATGGACAGGCCTCGACTGGCTACTACACGGCCATTGCTAATTTAAATAAATCCATGGGCCTAACGGATTATTTTGATCTTAAGCGAGGGTTAGAAGAAGCACCTACGGACGCAAACGAATGGAAAAAATTTATCAATGCCCCTGGCGAAGTAGGAAGCTTGCCCAATACCGCGGGTTATAAAGAAGTCATTGAAAAACTGGAAGGGAAAAAGCCTTGGTGGAAACTTTGGGGAAATAATTCTTCCGCCCCTCGCCAAGAACCCCAAACAACCCAACAACTCGTCGAGCAAACGCTTGAAGATGGGATTAAACTTTACAATGAAAACAAGTACCCAAATGCTTTAGCAAAATTTCAATCTGCTCAAAAGTTAGATCCTAATAATGCAAAAGCAAACGACTACCTAAGAAAAACGAAAATTAAATTGGAAATGGAAAAAGAGGATAAAATCAGTCGTGAGTCGTGA
- a CDS encoding efflux RND transporter periplasmic adaptor subunit, with the protein MAKKNRLTRTLIILVIGVGIIFAQIKYKAFTKIKDSLFAKKKEEAKPEEKGEKPEEKKEGPKKEGEAKPQEQQEPVSVKVTKAQKTDFQDILPVLGTIEGIAEIDLKFEVPGVIEFYNFKDGDRVRRGDVIARLDNQDSLLKVKYRKAKLEVAETALEGAHKKIEMYQHLYDIGAIIKAKLEEAQIEVENKTKEVEAAKIEVESAKQELSKTYLKSPIDGVLGAREAEPGEYVTSNNDIVSVIDTTEVYAKIGIVEKDINKIQAQQMAKFTIDSAPNRSFDGEVVTITPMIKGKSRTLTVKAKIANDDNLLIPGMFTRGLVVVFSKKNTFSIPIKAIETSGEQSFVYVADEKNIAHQKPVKIGYTAMDDVQIDEGIEEGDLVITDTPVKLKDGAPIKITEKEEASGEAPKGVGAEVGEKE; encoded by the coding sequence ATGGCTAAAAAAAATCGTCTGACAAGAACTCTCATCATTCTTGTGATCGGTGTAGGAATCATTTTTGCACAAATAAAATACAAAGCTTTTACAAAGATTAAAGATTCTCTTTTTGCAAAGAAAAAGGAAGAAGCTAAGCCAGAGGAAAAGGGTGAAAAACCTGAAGAGAAGAAAGAAGGACCTAAAAAAGAGGGCGAAGCAAAACCTCAAGAACAGCAGGAACCTGTCAGTGTAAAGGTAACCAAAGCCCAAAAAACTGATTTCCAGGATATTTTGCCTGTCCTAGGGACCATTGAAGGAATTGCAGAAATCGATCTCAAATTTGAGGTGCCTGGCGTCATTGAGTTCTATAACTTTAAAGATGGAGATCGCGTCCGGCGAGGCGATGTGATTGCACGATTAGACAACCAAGACTCCCTGCTCAAGGTGAAATACCGAAAAGCAAAGTTGGAAGTTGCCGAAACGGCTCTTGAGGGCGCTCATAAAAAAATAGAAATGTATCAGCATCTTTATGACATTGGTGCCATCATCAAAGCCAAACTCGAAGAAGCCCAGATCGAGGTAGAAAATAAAACCAAGGAAGTTGAAGCGGCAAAGATTGAAGTGGAGTCCGCAAAACAAGAGCTTTCAAAAACTTATCTTAAAAGCCCCATTGATGGCGTTCTTGGAGCCCGTGAGGCTGAACCTGGAGAATATGTGACTTCAAACAATGACATTGTCAGTGTCATTGACACAACAGAAGTCTATGCAAAAATAGGGATTGTCGAGAAGGATATCAATAAAATTCAAGCCCAACAGATGGCAAAATTCACCATTGACAGTGCTCCCAATCGTTCTTTTGATGGAGAGGTTGTAACGATTACCCCTATGATTAAGGGTAAAAGCCGAACCTTAACGGTAAAAGCAAAAATAGCCAATGACGATAATTTACTCATTCCAGGGATGTTTACTCGGGGACTCGTTGTGGTCTTTAGTAAAAAGAATACTTTCTCTATCCCCATTAAGGCCATTGAAACTTCAGGGGAGCAATCCTTTGTATATGTTGCTGACGAAAAAAATATTGCCCATCAAAAACCTGTGAAGATTGGATATACGGCTATGGACGATGTACAAATCGATGAAGGAATCGAAGAAGGCGATTTGGTCATCACCGATACCCCAGTTAAATTGAAAGACGGAGCCCCGATCAAGATCACTGAAAAAGAAGAAGCCAGCGGTGAAGCCCCTAAAGGCGTGGGCGCTGAGGTTGGGGAAAAGGAATAA
- a CDS encoding ATP-grasp domain-containing protein: MKKLNITILTNSTQEISPENSNSKEIAGAEREVEHDIQDALNKAGHRVRILGIKDDVRNFFNTLLEYQDDIVFNICESFRNNSMMEMHVAAVLELVGLKYTGCGPTGLLYAQDKGITKKILSYHGIKFPAFAVFPRGKGLELRPSDLRFPLIVKPLTEDSSIGISGNSIVKNDEALNERIQFVHEKLEQDALVEEYIEGREFYVGLLGGAELQVLPIIEVDFSNFPKDKPKVASFKAKWDMRYREEKGIRSIFPKDLPDELIAKISEVSSLAFRALNLRDYARIDLRVTPDHEVYVLEANPNPYIAEGEDLPEAAAKKGMSYLEFLERILDCALKRYK, encoded by the coding sequence ATGAAAAAATTAAATATCACAATTCTAACCAATTCTACCCAAGAAATTTCTCCAGAAAATTCCAATTCTAAAGAGATTGCAGGAGCCGAACGTGAGGTCGAACATGATATTCAGGATGCCTTGAATAAGGCAGGTCATCGGGTTCGTATTCTGGGGATAAAAGATGATGTCAGAAATTTTTTTAATACGCTCTTAGAATATCAGGATGATATTGTCTTTAATATTTGTGAATCTTTTCGAAATAATTCAATGATGGAAATGCATGTTGCGGCTGTTTTGGAATTGGTGGGGCTTAAGTATACAGGCTGTGGTCCAACCGGCCTTTTATACGCTCAAGACAAAGGAATCACAAAAAAGATTTTGTCTTATCATGGAATTAAATTTCCAGCCTTTGCTGTTTTTCCTCGTGGAAAAGGTTTAGAACTTCGTCCCTCCGATTTAAGATTTCCATTAATCGTTAAACCTTTAACAGAGGATTCCTCGATTGGAATCAGCGGTAACTCCATTGTCAAAAATGACGAGGCGTTAAACGAAAGAATTCAATTTGTTCATGAGAAGCTTGAACAGGATGCATTGGTTGAAGAATATATCGAGGGACGAGAGTTTTATGTGGGACTATTGGGGGGAGCGGAACTTCAGGTGCTTCCCATCATTGAAGTGGATTTTTCAAATTTTCCAAAAGATAAACCTAAAGTGGCCAGCTTTAAGGCAAAATGGGATATGCGTTACCGAGAAGAAAAGGGGATTCGCAGTATTTTCCCAAAAGATTTGCCAGACGAATTGATTGCTAAAATTTCAGAAGTTTCCTCTTTGGCTTTTCGGGCGCTCAATTTAAGGGATTATGCCAGAATTGATTTGCGTGTGACGCCGGATCATGAGGTTTATGTCTTGGAGGCTAATCCCAACCCTTATATTGCTGAAGGCGAGGATTTGCCTGAGGCGGCTGCCAAGAAGGGGATGTCTTATTTGGAGTTTTTGGAGAGAATTCTAGACTGTGCGTTGAAAAGGTACAAATAA
- a CDS encoding FAD-binding protein, with amino-acid sequence MHTHQIQSVSPLVHPEDTSGKTILRKTDVEQFGEFLEDASRMSGGNADAVVFPETEAQICEYLTKIYQLKKTVTIAGNHTGLVGGAIPMGGEVLATHFMNQVFPQKNEKVLEIIQGKDEPTNLPYQFYLKSTHENEILAVVPPGLRLGEFQKRIEEHSLFYPPDPTEWNAFLGATVSTNASGARTFKYGATRAYVQSLRTVLAHGSILHIERGKTFANSLNQFEIHLSTHEKIKVVLPNLLMPSTKHAAGYFIKPQMDFIDLWIGSEGTLGVITQIELKLIPKPIAVMSAIVFFPRTSDAIHFVEDIRNHSHETWENKDPYGLDIRAIEYFDRESLNLLRKNTLGIRIPQDSGSAIYFEQESVSTINRETLEEWMNPLFENRSLTDQERQNFQSHPFGKMILLLQEKGVLDDLELAFPGEEKAGRRLKEFRHALPVKVNEIIGKYKRESSVSHLHKVGTDTATPDPSLSDMISLFEEKLKRSGIKYVIFGHIGNNHLHANLLPKNETELKRAKEIYLELCLASVKMGGTVSAEHGIGKMKHSSLELLYGKNGLQKLASIKEAIDPYGILGRGNIFPMKI; translated from the coding sequence ATGCATACCCATCAAATTCAAAGTGTTTCACCTCTCGTTCACCCAGAAGATACTTCTGGAAAAACGATTCTTAGAAAAACCGATGTCGAACAATTTGGAGAATTCTTAGAGGATGCATCCCGCATGAGCGGAGGAAACGCGGATGCAGTCGTTTTCCCAGAAACCGAAGCCCAAATCTGTGAATACCTCACAAAAATCTATCAGTTAAAAAAAACCGTTACCATTGCAGGAAACCACACGGGACTCGTCGGAGGGGCTATCCCCATGGGGGGAGAAGTTCTTGCAACCCATTTTATGAATCAAGTTTTTCCTCAAAAAAACGAGAAGGTCTTGGAGATCATTCAAGGGAAAGACGAGCCTACCAACCTACCTTATCAATTCTATCTTAAAAGCACCCACGAAAATGAAATTCTTGCCGTAGTCCCTCCGGGACTGCGCCTTGGTGAATTTCAAAAAAGAATAGAAGAGCACTCTCTTTTTTATCCTCCTGATCCCACAGAATGGAACGCATTTTTAGGAGCCACTGTTTCAACCAATGCCTCTGGAGCCCGAACTTTCAAATATGGAGCAACAAGGGCCTATGTGCAATCTCTGCGCACGGTCTTAGCCCATGGATCGATTCTTCATATAGAACGAGGCAAAACATTCGCTAATTCACTTAACCAATTTGAAATACACCTTTCCACTCATGAAAAAATTAAAGTGGTGCTCCCGAATTTACTCATGCCGTCCACCAAACATGCTGCAGGATATTTCATCAAACCCCAGATGGATTTTATAGATTTGTGGATTGGTTCTGAAGGAACGCTCGGGGTCATTACCCAAATCGAGTTGAAACTGATTCCAAAACCTATAGCGGTGATGAGCGCCATTGTTTTTTTTCCAAGAACCTCTGATGCCATCCACTTTGTAGAAGACATCCGAAACCATTCCCATGAAACATGGGAAAACAAAGACCCCTACGGGCTTGACATCCGAGCCATTGAATATTTCGATCGAGAATCTTTAAACCTCTTAAGAAAAAATACTTTAGGGATTCGAATTCCCCAAGATAGTGGAAGCGCCATCTATTTTGAACAAGAGAGTGTTTCTACCATCAACCGTGAAACCCTTGAAGAATGGATGAACCCCCTTTTTGAAAACCGCTCTTTAACCGATCAGGAACGCCAAAATTTCCAAAGCCATCCTTTTGGGAAAATGATTCTCCTTCTCCAAGAAAAAGGCGTCTTGGATGACCTTGAACTTGCCTTTCCGGGTGAAGAAAAAGCTGGAAGGCGCTTAAAAGAATTTAGACATGCTCTTCCCGTAAAAGTGAATGAAATCATCGGCAAGTATAAAAGAGAAAGTAGCGTTTCTCACCTTCACAAAGTCGGAACAGATACGGCCACCCCCGACCCTTCGCTTTCAGACATGATCAGCCTATTCGAAGAAAAATTAAAACGAAGTGGAATCAAATATGTGATCTTTGGCCATATTGGAAACAATCATCTCCATGCCAATCTTCTTCCTAAAAATGAAACTGAACTTAAAAGGGCTAAAGAAATTTATCTTGAATTGTGCCTTGCTTCGGTCAAAATGGGAGGAACGGTTTCAGCAGAGCATGGAATTGGTAAAATGAAACACAGCTCTCTTGAACTTCTTTATGGTAAGAATGGATTGCAGAAATTGGCATCCATCAAGGAAGCCATTGATCCCTATGGTATTCTAGGAAGAGGAAATATTTTTCCCATGAAAATTTAG